Proteins from a genomic interval of Agromyces sp. Leaf222:
- a CDS encoding HYR domain-containing protein has protein sequence MSERVPGHQASRSRLERGAGAPRRGIRSLTPVRTVLAALATAALIVFPLAAPANAAPPSFVEPPTRLYMAPAGSLPVSIPDGFPTIIPEGDLPFDGETDLISQDVRTIEVESGEVGCALAAPDWNQGGCTAVQLSVSHGTLTFDPLPTQEDDGDSPFDVLKFADGALERDKDELSDLPAPAVALIGTTAQVNAALATLVYLPDPDEDDDGTEDDPYYYNGSNPETLDVTLAAGDPAIGTASMEVEIRVQKINEFPEVEVPDEVFQVPSGGTGFLGDAGDDIGQPDEEDWNVLDEDNDEQDDNDTIDGPGDEWLLIAWADCGTFAMPASPFTISDDLEQLFEDALDLGLEPDPADPEYAEYQTNKTALIDAAMAALPDEVKNLPFATGNPSDPHSAFAGVVSGLNAIDSLNYALDQVEFQATGLTDTTCTVRFLVSDLGNNGLPLQYLGDPPYGIQVPFFGFDLDTNDFPTTEKVVVEVGEGETIEVSLPTDVSVPEGGATTVPLVVSPTTHPAFDVTISTSAVPPTSAADFSPIAAQTFAVPEDAASIDIPVDALQDGDLDPGETYTVSIDGFPADPPGYDVTITDPTALVTILDDEVPTDTTPPTVTIEQGAAQADPTGTSPIVFEVEFSEPVTGLENTDVVLSGSANPTTAVLSGAGASYTVEVSGMSANGLVVADVVAAAAEDAAGNLSEASTSEDNEVTFSGVDEVAPTVTIEQGAAQADPTSTSPIVFEVEFSEPVTGFENTDVVLSGSANPTTAVVSGAGSSYTVEVSGMSANGLVVAEVVAAAAEDAAGNLSEASTSEDNEVTFSGVDEVAPTVTIEQGAAQVDPTGTSPIVFEVEFSEPVTGFENTDVVLSGSANPTTAVLSGAGASYTVEVSGMSANGLVVAEVVVAAAEDAAGNLSEASTSVDNEVTFQYDEGDVTAPTVTIEQGVAQADPTGASPIVFEVEFSEPVTGFTNTDVVLSGSANPTTAAVSGTGASYTVEVSGMSANGLVVAEVVAAAAEDAAGNLSEASTSVDNEVTFAGVDEVAPTVTIEQGAAQADPTGTSPIVFEVVFSEPVSGFGPADVVLSGSANPTTAVVSGTAANYTVEVSGMSADGLVIAEVVAGAAEDLAGNLSEASTSVDNEVTFQYDEGDVTAPTVTIEQGAAQADPTGASPIVFEVEFSEPVTGFTNADVVLSGSANPTTAVVSGAGASYTVEVSGMSADGLSIADVVAGAATDAASNPSEASTSEDNEVTFQVVVSPDPLTITVPDDIVVEVPFGETGDNVDFDPPTTTGGVAPVDVACDADSGDFFPIGVTTVTCTATDSAPAEEIVLFAVVSDSFTITVDEGEEPPPTGGPTDPGTPPGGGSTGGGSTGGTPTGMASTGVESTPTLLVGLALLLAGAAALRIRRRRPATSARD, from the coding sequence ATGTCCGAACGCGTCCCAGGGCACCAGGCGAGCCGGTCGCGCCTCGAGCGTGGCGCAGGAGCGCCGCGCCGCGGCATCCGCTCGCTCACGCCCGTGCGAACCGTGCTCGCCGCGCTCGCGACCGCCGCGCTCATCGTCTTCCCGCTCGCCGCGCCCGCGAATGCCGCGCCGCCCTCGTTCGTCGAGCCGCCGACGCGCCTCTACATGGCGCCGGCCGGGTCGCTGCCGGTGAGTATTCCTGACGGATTCCCGACGATCATCCCCGAGGGCGACCTGCCCTTCGATGGCGAGACCGACCTCATCTCACAGGACGTGCGCACGATCGAGGTCGAGTCGGGTGAGGTCGGATGCGCGCTGGCGGCGCCCGACTGGAACCAGGGCGGATGCACCGCGGTGCAGCTCTCGGTCTCGCACGGCACGCTGACGTTCGACCCGCTGCCGACCCAGGAGGACGACGGCGACAGCCCGTTCGACGTGCTGAAGTTCGCCGACGGCGCGCTCGAGCGCGACAAGGACGAGCTGAGCGACCTGCCGGCCCCGGCCGTTGCGCTCATCGGCACGACCGCCCAGGTGAACGCCGCGCTCGCGACGCTCGTCTACCTGCCCGACCCCGACGAGGATGACGACGGCACCGAGGACGACCCGTATTACTACAACGGCTCGAATCCCGAGACGCTCGACGTGACGCTCGCCGCCGGCGACCCCGCGATCGGCACCGCCTCGATGGAGGTCGAGATCCGGGTGCAGAAGATCAACGAGTTCCCCGAGGTCGAGGTGCCCGACGAGGTGTTCCAGGTGCCGTCGGGCGGCACGGGGTTCCTCGGCGACGCCGGCGACGACATCGGTCAGCCCGATGAGGAGGACTGGAACGTCCTCGACGAGGACAACGACGAGCAGGACGACAACGACACCATCGACGGGCCGGGCGACGAGTGGCTGCTCATCGCGTGGGCCGACTGCGGCACCTTCGCGATGCCCGCGTCGCCGTTCACGATCTCCGACGATCTTGAGCAGCTGTTCGAGGACGCGCTCGACCTCGGACTCGAGCCCGACCCGGCCGACCCCGAGTACGCCGAGTACCAGACGAACAAGACGGCGCTGATCGACGCCGCGATGGCGGCGCTGCCCGACGAGGTGAAGAACCTGCCGTTCGCGACCGGCAACCCGAGCGACCCGCACAGCGCGTTCGCCGGGGTCGTGAGCGGGCTGAACGCGATCGACAGCCTCAACTACGCCCTCGACCAGGTCGAGTTCCAGGCGACGGGGCTCACCGACACGACCTGCACCGTGCGGTTCCTGGTCTCCGACCTCGGCAACAACGGCCTGCCGCTGCAGTACCTCGGCGACCCGCCCTACGGCATCCAGGTGCCGTTCTTCGGCTTCGACCTCGACACGAACGACTTCCCGACCACCGAGAAGGTCGTCGTCGAGGTCGGCGAGGGCGAGACCATCGAGGTGTCGCTGCCGACGGATGTCTCGGTGCCCGAGGGTGGCGCGACGACGGTGCCGCTCGTGGTGTCGCCGACGACGCACCCGGCCTTCGACGTGACGATCTCGACGTCCGCGGTGCCGCCCACGAGCGCCGCCGACTTCTCGCCCATCGCCGCGCAGACCTTCGCCGTGCCGGAGGATGCCGCGTCGATCGACATCCCCGTCGATGCGCTGCAGGACGGCGACCTCGATCCGGGGGAGACGTACACCGTCTCGATCGACGGGTTCCCGGCCGACCCGCCCGGGTACGACGTGACGATCACCGACCCGACGGCGCTGGTCACGATTCTCGACGACGAAGTGCCGACCGACACGACCCCGCCGACGGTGACGATCGAGCAGGGCGCTGCCCAGGCCGACCCGACCGGGACCTCGCCGATCGTGTTCGAGGTGGAGTTCAGTGAGCCGGTGACCGGGCTCGAGAACACGGATGTCGTGCTGAGCGGTTCGGCGAATCCGACGACGGCGGTCCTGTCGGGTGCAGGAGCCTCGTACACGGTTGAAGTGTCGGGCATGAGCGCGAACGGGCTGGTCGTCGCGGATGTCGTCGCGGCAGCGGCCGAGGATGCGGCGGGCAACCTCTCCGAGGCATCGACATCCGAAGACAACGAGGTGACGTTCTCGGGTGTCGACGAGGTGGCGCCGACGGTGACGATCGAGCAGGGAGCCGCGCAGGCGGATCCGACGAGCACGTCGCCGATCGTGTTCGAGGTGGAGTTCAGCGAGCCGGTGACCGGGTTCGAGAACACGGATGTCGTGCTCTCCGGTTCGGCGAACCCGACGACGGCGGTCGTGTCGGGCGCTGGTTCGTCGTACACGGTCGAGGTGTCGGGCATGAGTGCGAACGGGTTGGTCGTCGCCGAGGTCGTCGCGGCAGCCGCCGAGGATGCCGCGGGCAACCTCTCCGAGGCGTCGACGTCCGAAGACAACGAGGTGACGTTCTCGGGTGTCGACGAGGTGGCGCCGACGGTGACGATCGAGCAGGGCGCTGCCCAGGTCGACCCGACGGGGACGTCGCCGATCGTGTTCGAGGTGGAGTTCAGTGAGCCGGTGACCGGGTTCGAGAACACGGATGTCGTGTTGAGCGGTTCGGCGAATCCGACGACGGCGGTCCTGTCGGGCGCCGGGGCGTCGTACACGGTCGAGGTCTCGGGCATGAGTGCGAACGGGCTGGTCGTCGCCGAGGTCGTCGTTGCGGCCGCTGAGGACGCTGCGGGCAACCTGTCGGAGGCGTCGACGTCGGTCGACAACGAGGTGACGTTCCAGTACGACGAGGGTGACGTCACGGCGCCGACGGTGACGATCGAGCAGGGAGTCGCCCAGGCCGACCCGACGGGTGCGTCGCCGATCGTCTTCGAGGTCGAGTTCAGCGAGCCGGTGACCGGGTTCACGAATACGGATGTGGTGCTCTCAGGTTCGGCGAACCCGACGACCGCCGCTGTGTCCGGTACGGGAGCGTCGTACACGGTCGAGGTGTCGGGCATGAGTGCGAACGGGCTGGTCGTCGCCGAGGTCGTCGCGGCGGCCGCTGAGGACGCGGCCGGCAACCTTTCGGAGGCGTCGACCTCGGTCGACAATGAGGTCACGTTCGCGGGCGTCGACGAGGTGGCACCGACGGTGACCATCGAGCAGGGCGCGGCGCAGGCCGACCCGACGGGGACGTCGCCGATCGTCTTCGAGGTCGTATTCAGCGAGCCCGTGAGCGGGTTCGGTCCGGCCGATGTCGTCTTGAGCGGTTCGGCGAACCCGACGACGGCGGTGGTGTCCGGAACGGCCGCGAACTACACGGTCGAGGTGTCGGGCATGTCGGCTGACGGTCTCGTGATTGCGGAGGTCGTGGCGGGTGCGGCCGAGGATCTGGCGGGCAACCTGTCCGAGGCGTCGACGTCGGTCGACAACGAGGTGACGTTCCAGTACGACGAGGGTGACGTCACGGCGCCGACGGTGACGATCGAGCAGGGCGCAGCCCAGGCCGATCCGACGGGTGCGTCGCCGATCGTGTTCGAGGTCGAGTTCAGTGAGCCCGTGACCGGGTTCACGAATGCGGACGTCGTGTTGAGCGGGTCGGCGAACCCGACGACGGCGGTCGTATCGGGTGCGGGCGCGAGCTACACGGTCGAGGTGTCGGGCATGTCGGCTGATGGTCTCTCGATCGCCGACGTCGTCGCCGGAGCCGCGACGGATGCGGCGTCCAACCCGAGCGAGGCCTCGACCTCCGAAGACAACGAGGTCACGTTCCAGGTGGTCGTGTCGCCCGATCCGCTGACGATCACGGTGCCCGACGACATCGTCGTCGAGGTGCCGTTCGGCGAGACCGGCGACAACGTGGACTTCGACCCGCCCACGACCACCGGCGGCGTCGCCCCCGTCGACGTCGCCTGCGACGCGGACTCCGGGGACTTCTTCCCGATCGGGGTCACGACCGTGACGTGCACGGCGACCGACTCCGCTCCCGCCGAGGAGATCGTGCTCTTCGCGGTCGTCTCGGACTCGTTCACGATCACGGTCGACGAGGGCGAGGAGCCCCCGCCGACCGGCGGTCCGACGGATCCGGGAACGCCTCCGGGTGGCGGCTCGACCGGCGGTGGCTCGACGGGCGGAACGCCGACCGGCATGGCCTCGACCGGCGTCGAGTCGACGCCGACGCTGCTCGTCGGGCTCGCGCTGCTGCTCGCCGGTGCCGCGGCGCTGCGGATCCGCAGGCGGCGGCCCGCGACATCCGCTCGCGACTGA
- the cofD gene encoding 2-phospho-L-lactate transferase → MRITVLAGGVGGSRFVRGVREECARRWPDPSTGSGRRGEGGTVASVTVIVNTGDDIWLSGVRLMPDFDSLLYSLAGVNDTERGWGRAGETERVSAELREWGVGWPWFTLGDLDLGTHLARTAWLRDGLTPSQVGERLQRRWPLGVRLIPATDTEVDTHVLVADPEASGSEDGSGSGSGTGEREMHFQEWWTRYRATLPALAFRQRNLAEARPAPGVVEAIADADLVLIAPSNPVVSIGTILAVPGMREALAATAAPVVGVSPIIGGKVVRGMADACLPAIGVETSAEAVGRHYGFRRDGGLLDAWLVDETDAAAAAALSAEGLLAASAPLWMHDLDRSADLAGAAIDLGTTARSA, encoded by the coding sequence GTGCGGATCACAGTGCTCGCGGGCGGCGTCGGAGGGTCGCGCTTCGTGCGCGGCGTGCGTGAGGAATGCGCGAGGCGGTGGCCCGACCCTTCGACAGGCTCAGGACGGCGCGGCGAAGGCGGCACCGTGGCATCCGTCACCGTGATCGTGAACACCGGCGACGACATCTGGCTCTCTGGCGTGCGCCTCATGCCCGACTTCGACTCGCTGCTCTACTCGCTCGCGGGCGTCAACGACACCGAGCGCGGCTGGGGTCGCGCCGGCGAGACCGAGCGCGTCTCGGCCGAGCTGCGCGAGTGGGGCGTCGGCTGGCCGTGGTTCACGCTCGGCGACCTCGACCTCGGCACCCACCTCGCCCGCACCGCATGGCTCCGCGACGGGCTCACCCCCTCGCAGGTCGGCGAGCGCCTGCAGCGGCGATGGCCGCTCGGCGTGCGGCTCATCCCGGCGACCGACACCGAGGTCGACACGCACGTGCTCGTGGCCGACCCCGAGGCATCCGGTTCCGAGGACGGCTCCGGCTCCGGCTCCGGCACCGGCGAGCGCGAGATGCACTTCCAGGAGTGGTGGACGAGGTACCGCGCGACGCTGCCCGCGCTCGCCTTCCGGCAGCGCAACCTCGCCGAGGCCCGCCCGGCGCCCGGCGTCGTCGAGGCGATCGCCGACGCCGACCTCGTGCTCATCGCCCCGTCGAACCCGGTGGTCTCGATCGGCACGATCCTCGCCGTTCCGGGCATGCGCGAGGCGCTCGCAGCGACCGCGGCTCCCGTGGTCGGCGTCTCCCCGATCATCGGCGGCAAGGTCGTGCGCGGCATGGCCGACGCCTGCCTGCCCGCGATCGGCGTCGAGACGAGCGCCGAGGCGGTCGGCCGGCACTACGGATTCCGGCGCGACGGCGGCCTGCTCGACGCATGGCTCGTCGACGAGACGGATGCCGCGGCCGCGGCGGCACTGTCGGCCGAGGGCCTGCTCGCGGCATCCGCCCCGCTCTGGATGCACGACCTCGATCGCTCGGCCGACCTCGCCGGTGCGGCGATCGACCTCGGCACCACCGCCCGGAGCGCCTGA
- a CDS encoding GNAT family N-acetyltransferase: MRPERSTDAAAVAALHLAAFGAHGDVVNAMVRDLRPTIAELGGCSFVAVDGDGDGDGDGDGRVVGHVMITMSLLDAPDRLMPAPVLSPLAVERDRQGAGIGSTLVRRALEHAEAAGSPFVFLEGDPAYYSRLGFVAAGGLGFRRPSLRIPEAAFQVHPLGSYDASMTGTLVYAWPFWAHDAVGLRD; the protein is encoded by the coding sequence ATCCGGCCCGAGCGCTCGACGGATGCCGCGGCCGTCGCAGCACTGCACCTCGCCGCGTTCGGCGCGCACGGAGACGTCGTGAACGCGATGGTGCGGGATCTGCGGCCGACGATCGCCGAACTCGGCGGCTGCTCGTTCGTGGCAGTGGACGGCGACGGCGACGGCGACGGCGACGGCGACGGCCGGGTCGTCGGTCACGTCATGATCACGATGAGCCTGCTCGACGCACCCGACCGTCTGATGCCGGCGCCGGTGCTGAGCCCGCTCGCCGTCGAACGCGACCGGCAGGGCGCGGGCATCGGCTCCACGCTCGTGCGCCGCGCGCTCGAGCATGCGGAGGCAGCCGGCTCGCCGTTCGTGTTCCTCGAGGGCGACCCGGCCTACTACTCGCGCCTCGGGTTCGTCGCGGCAGGCGGGCTCGGATTCCGCAGGCCGTCGCTGCGCATCCCCGAGGCCGCGTTCCAGGTGCATCCGCTCGGCTCGTACGACGCCTCGATGACGGGCACGCTCGTCTACGCGTGGCCGTTCTGGGCGCACGACGCGGTCGGCCTGCGCGACTGA
- a CDS encoding amidohydrolase family protein, with the protein MSGIDDLVAIDVHTHPQTEEFLAAMGQRHQQMAKHFGRERPVVSFAEQADQYRDRRMMAVIVNSDSETTSGIKGAPNDLLGKAQADHPDVFLAFAGIDPWKGEAAVAEIRRMHAEYGIRGVGELNPSRQKFLANDRRFFPIWETCAELGLVVMFHSGFPGAGAGTPGGGGYRLENARPVPYIDDVAAEFPELKIISAHPAWPWHLENLAMVWHKSNVYLDLSGWAPKYLPPEVVRYADSLISDRVLFGSDWPVMTADRWMTEFDELGLKPESRQKILLDNARTLFGL; encoded by the coding sequence ATGAGCGGCATCGACGACCTCGTCGCCATCGACGTGCACACGCACCCGCAGACCGAGGAGTTCCTCGCGGCGATGGGGCAGCGGCACCAGCAGATGGCCAAGCACTTCGGGCGGGAGCGGCCGGTGGTCAGCTTCGCCGAGCAGGCCGACCAGTACCGCGACCGCCGCATGATGGCGGTCATCGTGAACTCGGACTCCGAGACCACCTCGGGCATCAAGGGCGCACCGAACGACCTGCTCGGCAAGGCGCAGGCCGACCACCCCGACGTGTTCCTCGCGTTCGCGGGCATCGACCCGTGGAAGGGCGAGGCAGCGGTCGCCGAGATCCGACGCATGCACGCCGAGTACGGCATCAGGGGCGTCGGCGAGCTGAACCCGTCTCGGCAGAAGTTCCTCGCGAACGACCGGCGCTTCTTCCCGATCTGGGAGACGTGCGCCGAGCTCGGGCTCGTCGTGATGTTCCACTCGGGCTTCCCCGGTGCCGGCGCCGGCACCCCGGGCGGTGGCGGCTACCGTCTCGAGAACGCCCGCCCCGTGCCGTACATCGACGACGTCGCCGCCGAGTTCCCCGAGCTGAAGATCATCAGCGCGCATCCGGCCTGGCCCTGGCACCTCGAGAACCTCGCCATGGTCTGGCACAAGTCCAATGTCTACCTCGACCTGTCCGGCTGGGCGCCGAAGTACCTGCCGCCCGAGGTCGTGCGCTACGCCGACTCGCTCATCAGCGACCGGGTGCTCTTCGGCTCGGACTGGCCCGTCATGACCGCCGACCGCTGGATGACCGAGTTCGACGAACTGGGCCTCAAGCCCGAGTCGCGACAGAAGATCCTGCTCGACAACGCCCGCACCCTGTTCGGGCTCTGA
- a CDS encoding CaiB/BaiF CoA-transferase family protein: MNTPHRDAAEEAGPLAGIRVIELGQYISGPYAAKLLADLGADVVKVESPDGDPMRRWEGSGTMSPQFAAYNRGKRAVTLDLKSPDGLAELLELARTADVLIENFRPGVAARLGFGPEVLHELNPALITCSITGFGAEGPYAKRPAYDTVISAVGAMYSQVVPAETLRPLGPAFSDLLSGMSASQAVLAALHARSARGGSGAVGEAGEVAEGEHLEVSMVGSLIDFLTEAASTYLETGQVAGPDSRPRRAQAYACVGSDGRAFVIHMSVPEKFWTGLVAVLERPELASDPRFATREARVRNYDELDVELKAITERMPRQHWLDRLAAADIPHGPLNTVADLLDDPQVASMGLVEEIAGPDGEPLRVPAPSTRFHRSGRPVLRAAPRLGADNGTVLGGPAATTAAAATSGVAGTSAGTSAVTSAPTIEGASA; the protein is encoded by the coding sequence ATGAACACGCCCCACCGCGACGCCGCCGAGGAGGCGGGCCCGCTCGCCGGCATCCGCGTCATCGAGCTCGGCCAGTACATCTCGGGTCCGTACGCCGCGAAGCTCCTCGCCGACCTCGGCGCCGACGTCGTGAAGGTCGAATCGCCCGACGGCGATCCGATGCGGCGCTGGGAGGGCAGCGGCACGATGAGTCCGCAGTTCGCCGCGTACAACCGTGGCAAGCGCGCCGTCACGCTCGACCTCAAGTCGCCCGACGGGCTCGCCGAGCTGCTCGAGCTCGCCCGCACGGCCGACGTGCTCATCGAGAACTTCCGCCCGGGCGTCGCCGCTCGCCTCGGGTTCGGGCCCGAGGTGCTGCACGAGCTCAACCCCGCCCTCATCACCTGCTCGATCACGGGCTTCGGCGCCGAGGGGCCGTATGCGAAGCGCCCGGCGTACGACACGGTGATCTCGGCCGTCGGCGCGATGTACAGCCAGGTCGTGCCTGCCGAGACCCTGCGCCCGCTCGGCCCGGCGTTCTCCGACCTGCTCTCGGGCATGTCCGCGTCGCAGGCGGTGCTCGCGGCGCTGCACGCGCGCAGCGCCCGCGGCGGGTCGGGCGCGGTCGGCGAGGCCGGCGAGGTCGCCGAGGGCGAGCACCTCGAGGTGTCGATGGTCGGGTCGCTCATCGACTTCCTCACCGAGGCGGCCTCGACCTACCTCGAGACCGGGCAGGTGGCGGGCCCCGACTCCCGGCCGCGCCGCGCCCAGGCGTACGCCTGCGTCGGGTCCGATGGGCGCGCGTTCGTCATCCACATGTCGGTGCCCGAGAAGTTCTGGACGGGCCTCGTCGCGGTGCTCGAGCGTCCCGAACTGGCATCCGACCCCCGGTTCGCCACCCGCGAGGCGCGCGTGCGCAACTACGACGAGCTCGACGTCGAGCTCAAGGCGATCACCGAGCGGATGCCGCGGCAGCACTGGCTCGACCGGCTCGCGGCTGCGGACATCCCGCACGGGCCGCTGAACACCGTGGCCGACCTCCTCGACGACCCGCAGGTCGCCTCGATGGGCCTCGTCGAGGAGATCGCCGGACCGGACGGCGAACCGCTGCGCGTCCCCGCGCCGAGCACCCGGTTCCACCGCAGCGGGCGACCCGTGCTGCGCGCGGCGCCGCGCCTCGGCGCCGACAACGGCACGGTGCTCGGCGGCCCCGCCGCGACGACCGCCGCCGCTGCGACATCCGGCGTCGCCGGGACATCCGCCGGGACATCCGCCGTGACATCCGCCCCCACCATCGAAGGAGCCAGCGCATGA
- a CDS encoding alcohol dehydrogenase catalytic domain-containing protein: MRAAQLQASGLEGLRVGDIARPVPGSGEVLIAVEAVSLNQLDLNVIAGLGPGRAARLPRVLGLDPAGIIVELGEGVDARRLGQAVVVKPNIPCGDCARCAMGHEADCPAQSVLGVHRDGGAAEFVVVPSRNAFDRHDLDAATASATVHSLPIVINAFDAAAVTAADRVLVTGAGGTLGHAAVAYARHLGASVVAASRAELPRLDGVEQIVAPDAARLAGRLADLDAFDVAIDVSGHGGTIAAGVAALGWGGRAVFCSASVDARLELDARDLYLKRKQLRGVASADYEHVRRALRHVQNGTIAPIIGSRHPLDDIVGAYRGFGASPRGKVVIDVV; encoded by the coding sequence ATGCGAGCGGCGCAACTGCAAGCCAGTGGACTCGAGGGCCTGCGCGTCGGGGACATCGCGCGCCCGGTGCCCGGATCCGGCGAGGTGCTCATCGCCGTCGAGGCGGTGAGCCTCAACCAGCTCGACCTCAACGTCATCGCCGGCCTCGGTCCCGGCCGTGCCGCCCGCCTGCCGCGCGTGCTCGGACTCGACCCCGCCGGCATCATCGTCGAGCTCGGCGAGGGCGTCGACGCGCGACGACTCGGCCAGGCCGTCGTCGTCAAGCCGAACATCCCGTGCGGCGACTGCGCGCGATGCGCGATGGGCCACGAGGCGGACTGCCCGGCGCAGTCCGTGCTCGGCGTGCACCGCGACGGGGGTGCCGCCGAGTTCGTCGTCGTGCCCTCACGCAACGCGTTCGACCGCCACGACCTCGACGCCGCGACGGCCAGCGCGACCGTGCACAGCCTGCCGATCGTCATCAACGCGTTCGACGCCGCGGCCGTCACCGCCGCCGACCGGGTGCTCGTGACCGGCGCGGGCGGCACGCTCGGCCATGCGGCCGTCGCCTACGCCCGGCACCTGGGCGCCTCGGTCGTCGCCGCCTCGCGTGCCGAACTCCCCCGCCTCGACGGGGTCGAGCAGATCGTCGCCCCCGACGCCGCGAGGCTCGCAGGCCGACTCGCCGACCTCGACGCGTTCGACGTCGCGATCGACGTGAGCGGCCACGGCGGCACGATCGCCGCCGGGGTCGCGGCGCTCGGCTGGGGAGGCCGCGCGGTCTTCTGCTCCGCCTCCGTCGACGCCAGGCTCGAACTCGACGCCCGAGACCTGTACCTCAAGCGCAAGCAGCTCCGCGGCGTCGCGAGCGCCGACTACGAGCACGTGCGGCGTGCGCTGCGACACGTGCAGAACGGCACCATCGCGCCGATCATCGGCTCGCGGCATCCGCTCGACGACATCGTGGGCGCCTACCGCGGCTTCGGTGCCTCGCCGAGGGGCAAGGTGGTCATCGATGTGGTGTGA
- a CDS encoding ABC transporter substrate-binding protein has product MRRSIRRYGLTAAAALAAFTLLAGCAANPGGSADAEPVTLADGEPGAAEDTEITVAIPFPDITMYSMYVLATDLGYYEEEGLTVEVITADNVTAAVASGSADIGVESTGTVIEAIRGGVEVDLVGGHYCRQNFDFAAQKGITKVDDLEGTSIVLAGTPGDPAEFQRKLVLKEEGWDLDTVQTEVVYPGPGSESWTEFFVNDRISMQPFYADDLPALEEHGANVIVESLRNWANDVQVAGSGWVAENPNTLVRFLRATLKATDYMTAPAPGVFPENVDSVLDIYEANDFDVEVLRDSESPWVLDGHLACSNLYFDTEAWDTTIETQSLEPVEFDESQLVYLEKAQELLGIDNAGPETLTYPGAP; this is encoded by the coding sequence ATGCGCAGATCCATCCGCCGATACGGCCTCACCGCGGCAGCCGCCCTCGCAGCATTCACGCTGCTGGCAGGATGCGCCGCGAACCCCGGAGGCTCCGCCGACGCCGAACCGGTCACCCTCGCCGACGGCGAACCCGGGGCAGCGGAGGACACCGAGATCACGGTGGCCATCCCGTTCCCCGACATCACCATGTACTCGATGTACGTGCTCGCGACCGACCTCGGCTACTACGAGGAGGAGGGCCTCACCGTCGAGGTCATCACGGCCGACAACGTCACGGCCGCCGTCGCGAGCGGCAGCGCCGACATCGGCGTCGAGTCCACCGGCACGGTCATCGAGGCGATCCGCGGCGGCGTGGAGGTCGACCTGGTCGGCGGCCACTACTGCCGCCAGAACTTCGACTTCGCCGCCCAGAAGGGCATCACGAAGGTCGACGACCTCGAGGGCACGTCCATCGTGCTCGCCGGCACCCCGGGCGACCCCGCCGAGTTCCAGCGCAAGCTGGTGCTGAAGGAGGAGGGCTGGGACCTCGACACGGTGCAGACCGAGGTCGTCTACCCCGGGCCCGGCTCCGAGTCGTGGACCGAGTTCTTCGTGAACGACCGCATCTCGATGCAGCCGTTCTACGCCGACGACCTGCCCGCGCTCGAGGAGCACGGGGCGAACGTCATCGTCGAGTCGCTGCGCAACTGGGCGAACGACGTGCAGGTGGCCGGCAGCGGCTGGGTCGCCGAGAACCCGAACACGCTCGTGCGGTTCCTGCGCGCCACGCTCAAGGCGACCGACTACATGACGGCTCCGGCGCCCGGCGTGTTCCCCGAGAACGTCGACTCGGTGCTCGACATCTACGAGGCGAACGACTTCGACGTCGAGGTGCTCCGCGACAGCGAGAGCCCCTGGGTGCTCGACGGCCACCTCGCCTGCTCGAACCTCTACTTCGACACCGAGGCATGGGACACCACCATCGAGACGCAGTCGCTCGAGCCGGTCGAGTTCGACGAGTCGCAGCTCGTCTACCTCGAGAAGGCGCAGGAGCTGCTCGGCATCGACAACGCCGGACCCGAGACGCTGACCTACCCGGGCGCACCCTGA
- a CDS encoding RidA family protein — protein MVHKQVIVPEGVYPPTAAFSQAIRVPAGDLVFVSGIIGMRPDGTMPPTTREQVELAFENLVAVLRAADAAPDDVVKVNVFIGEAFDLVREDLREIRARHFTRDFPVSTLVQVAGFASPEYRFEIEAIAALPARTPVG, from the coding sequence ATGGTGCACAAGCAGGTCATCGTTCCCGAGGGCGTCTACCCGCCGACGGCGGCGTTCAGCCAGGCGATCCGGGTGCCGGCGGGCGACCTCGTGTTCGTGAGCGGCATCATCGGCATGCGTCCCGACGGCACCATGCCGCCGACGACCCGCGAGCAGGTCGAGCTCGCCTTCGAGAACCTCGTCGCGGTGCTCAGGGCAGCGGATGCCGCACCCGACGACGTCGTCAAGGTGAACGTGTTCATCGGCGAGGCGTTCGACCTCGTGCGCGAGGACCTGCGGGAGATCCGCGCGCGCCACTTCACGCGCGACTTCCCGGTCTCGACGCTCGTGCAGGTCGCCGGCTTCGCCTCGCCCGAGTACCGCTTCGAGATCGAGGCGATCGCGGCGCTGCCCGCTCGGACTCCGGTCGGGTAG